One Paraburkholderia kururiensis DNA window includes the following coding sequences:
- a CDS encoding glycosyltransferase family 2 protein — MNPFNASATPESVPRITVVVLTHNRVRVVLETVARLLALPDAPGLIVADNGSTDATVTLIGSLFPSVRIVQCLGDLGASAHSRAVALACTDYVAFTDDDTWWEPGALAEAVRVLDSAPRVAVLSARVVVGDEGTTDARCVRLSASPLDRGGLPGPALTSYLAGACVIRRAALLAVSGDEPLRFASGDEERVALDLLAQGHAIIYGEGVVARRYPADDTENGDGNEDRRRANRRRDGRDAGLRRRIAARHAAWVAWQRLPLASAVGATLRAFGVLARERALWRDAWPLIAGIGAALKRRRPTPPNVLAMRRKVLEAERLEQARAARAMAEEHH; from the coding sequence ATGAATCCGTTCAACGCATCGGCCACACCCGAATCCGTGCCGCGCATCACGGTGGTCGTGCTCACGCACAACCGTGTGCGGGTCGTCCTCGAAACGGTGGCGCGCCTGCTCGCGCTGCCGGACGCGCCCGGCCTCATCGTGGCGGACAACGGTTCCACAGACGCCACCGTCACGCTGATCGGTTCGCTCTTTCCTTCGGTACGCATCGTCCAGTGTCTGGGCGACCTGGGTGCCTCGGCGCACAGTCGCGCAGTGGCGCTCGCCTGCACCGACTACGTGGCGTTCACCGACGACGACACCTGGTGGGAACCGGGTGCGCTCGCAGAGGCCGTGCGCGTGCTCGATAGCGCGCCGCGCGTGGCGGTGCTGAGCGCGCGCGTGGTGGTGGGCGACGAAGGCACGACGGACGCGCGCTGCGTGCGTCTGAGCGCGAGCCCGCTCGATCGAGGCGGACTGCCCGGCCCGGCGCTCACGAGCTACCTCGCCGGCGCATGCGTCATCCGGCGCGCGGCCCTGCTTGCCGTGAGCGGCGACGAACCGCTGCGCTTTGCGAGCGGCGACGAAGAACGCGTGGCGCTCGATCTTCTCGCGCAGGGTCACGCGATCATCTACGGCGAGGGCGTGGTGGCGCGCCGCTATCCCGCCGACGACACTGAAAACGGCGACGGCAACGAGGACAGACGTCGCGCGAATCGTCGCCGCGACGGTCGCGATGCGGGCCTGCGGCGGCGCATCGCCGCGCGCCACGCAGCGTGGGTCGCGTGGCAGCGGCTGCCGCTCGCGAGCGCGGTGGGCGCCACGCTGCGAGCCTTCGGCGTGCTCGCGCGCGAGCGTGCGCTGTGGCGCGACGCGTGGCCGCTGATCGCGGGCATCGGTGCTGCGCTCAAACGGCGCCGGCCCACACCGCCCAATGTGCTCGCGATGCGCCGCAAGGTGCTCGAAGCCGAGCGCCTCGAACAGGCGCGCGCCGCACGCGCGATGGCCGAAGAGCATCACTAG
- a CDS encoding DUF3175 domain-containing protein, with protein MSTTRSAHPSTRTRSGRPPRQRHAQAKEHHARTQAAAGQSGKGGKTGTRRWSHEVMEKSDALDLEKGIFRNGSADEIAQSLKRSSLASRRRKGTPFQSAMSMLNFYINRAGKNLPKTQRTTLERAKKKLREAFGRTP; from the coding sequence ATGAGCACCACTCGCTCCGCCCATCCTTCCACGCGCACGCGCAGCGGCCGCCCGCCTCGTCAACGGCACGCGCAGGCAAAGGAACATCACGCCCGCACGCAGGCGGCGGCAGGTCAAAGCGGCAAAGGCGGAAAGACCGGCACACGCCGCTGGTCGCATGAAGTCATGGAAAAGAGCGATGCGCTCGATCTCGAAAAAGGCATCTTCCGCAACGGCAGCGCCGACGAGATTGCGCAGTCGTTGAAGCGCTCGTCGCTTGCGAGCCGGCGCCGCAAGGGCACGCCGTTTCAGTCGGCGATGTCGATGCTCAACTTCTACATCAATCGCGCCGGCAAAAACCTGCCGAAGACGCAGCGCACGACGCTGGAGCGCGCAAAGAAGAAGCTGCGCGAAGCGTTCGGGCGCACGCCCTGA
- a CDS encoding hybrid sensor histidine kinase/response regulator, translating to MDTQAGKTFADLANWLERKRWLITRRWLRLVRSDPAIENTGRLTNAQLIDYLPQVFDEVCVALRAAVPQASYGQVERDARQHGKHRWQHGYQLDALFRELDLLQKCTQQATREFFAHSAHRNDTQPRAHQLIEDLFSAMIYGAIRQLLEEQNQRVNDSLRARDFAFAAQQDSEERLRIAAAAAGLGIFEWDVETGEAVWENARMYEITGQRPEDGPMSSEEFFGCVHPEDLEALVSNVRAEDAPGRQVNALFRLFRRNDGALRFLEMCGSFRYTPEGGANSFIGTLADVTDRKSVEDALREVDRRKDAFLATLAHELRNPLAPIRNAAWVLKRSEAELPPHARWVPGVVDRQIRHLSSLIDDLLEVSRITTGKITLKRRVFDLREAVTGALEINAPHAEERHHRVAVSMPDTPVYVDADVTRITQIVSNLVDNALKYTPDGGDIRVAVRAEGHGPGGRALIEVSDTGIGISAAELPHVFELFVQGEDRPGRAVGGLGIGLSVVRTLAEMHGGEAIAWSAGINRGSNFTIRLPIAQASTVAAVTEPAAPEAHAQRPLRVIIVDDNRDAAESLAMVLDMHEVHTAADAGEAIQMMNARAPVDVVLLDIGLPGMDGYALARRLRELPGTEATAFVALTGSGRPEDIERSRSEGFAEHLVNRWTRCA from the coding sequence ATGGACACGCAGGCGGGAAAGACTTTCGCCGATCTTGCGAACTGGCTGGAGCGCAAACGCTGGCTGATCACACGACGCTGGTTGCGGCTCGTGCGTTCCGATCCCGCCATCGAGAACACCGGACGGCTCACGAATGCCCAGCTCATCGACTATCTGCCGCAGGTTTTCGACGAAGTCTGCGTCGCGCTGCGCGCGGCCGTGCCGCAGGCGAGCTACGGCCAGGTGGAGCGCGATGCGCGCCAGCACGGCAAGCACCGCTGGCAGCACGGCTACCAGCTCGATGCACTGTTTCGCGAACTCGACCTGCTGCAGAAGTGCACGCAGCAGGCCACGCGCGAATTCTTCGCGCATTCGGCGCACCGCAACGACACACAGCCGCGCGCGCACCAGCTTATCGAAGACCTCTTCAGCGCCATGATCTACGGCGCCATCCGGCAGTTGCTGGAGGAACAGAACCAGCGCGTGAACGACTCGCTGCGCGCCCGCGACTTCGCGTTCGCGGCGCAGCAGGACAGCGAAGAGCGCCTGCGCATCGCGGCCGCGGCCGCCGGGCTCGGCATTTTCGAGTGGGACGTGGAGACGGGCGAAGCCGTCTGGGAAAACGCCCGCATGTACGAGATCACGGGGCAGCGTCCCGAAGACGGGCCGATGTCGAGCGAAGAGTTTTTCGGCTGCGTGCATCCCGAAGATCTGGAAGCACTCGTGTCGAACGTGCGCGCCGAAGACGCACCGGGCCGCCAGGTCAACGCGCTCTTTCGCCTGTTTCGCCGCAACGACGGCGCGCTGCGCTTTCTGGAAATGTGCGGCAGCTTCCGCTATACGCCCGAGGGCGGCGCGAATTCGTTTATCGGGACGCTCGCCGACGTCACGGACCGCAAGAGCGTGGAAGACGCGTTGCGCGAAGTGGACCGCCGCAAGGACGCATTTCTCGCCACGCTCGCCCACGAGCTGCGCAATCCGCTTGCGCCTATCCGCAACGCGGCGTGGGTGCTCAAGCGCAGCGAGGCCGAACTGCCGCCGCACGCGCGCTGGGTGCCGGGTGTGGTGGACCGGCAGATTCGCCACCTCTCCAGCCTGATCGACGACCTGCTCGAAGTTTCGCGCATCACCACCGGCAAGATCACGCTCAAGCGCCGCGTGTTCGATCTGCGCGAGGCCGTGACGGGCGCGCTCGAAATCAACGCGCCGCACGCGGAGGAACGGCATCACCGCGTGGCGGTCTCGATGCCCGACACGCCCGTCTACGTGGACGCCGACGTCACGCGCATCACGCAGATCGTCTCGAACCTCGTGGACAACGCGCTCAAGTACACGCCCGACGGCGGCGACATTCGCGTGGCCGTGCGCGCCGAAGGACACGGCCCGGGCGGGCGCGCGCTGATCGAGGTCAGCGATACGGGCATCGGCATTTCGGCGGCCGAGCTGCCGCATGTGTTCGAACTCTTCGTGCAGGGCGAGGACCGGCCGGGCCGCGCCGTGGGCGGTCTCGGCATCGGCCTGTCCGTGGTGCGCACGCTCGCCGAGATGCACGGCGGCGAGGCGATTGCGTGGAGCGCCGGCATCAATCGCGGCAGCAACTTCACGATCCGCCTGCCCATCGCGCAGGCAAGCACGGTGGCCGCCGTGACGGAGCCCGCGGCGCCCGAGGCGCACGCGCAGCGCCCGCTGCGCGTGATCATCGTGGACGACAACCGCGACGCCGCGGAGTCGCTCGCGATGGTGCTCGACATGCACGAGGTCCACACGGCCGCGGACGCCGGCGAGGCCATCCAGATGATGAACGCGCGCGCGCCCGTGGACGTCGTGCTGCTCGACATCGGCCTGCCCGGCATGGACGGCTACGCGCTCGCCCGGCGTCTGCGCGAACTGCCCGGCACCGAGGCGACGGCCTTCGTGGCGCTCACGGGATCGGGACGTCCGGAGGACATCGAGCGCTCGCGTAGCGAAGGCTTCGCCGAGCATCTCGTGAACCGGTGGACCCGCTGCGCGTAA
- a CDS encoding PAS domain S-box protein, with product MTDHPSRPHAGHSAQSSGAAPTGDVDGRFEAVVYSIEDYAVFLLDRNGFVTSWNRGARRIEGYEAEDIVGQHFSRFYTREAVARNWPTYELEQATLTGRFEDEGWRVRKDGTTFWANVVITAIRNRRGELTGFAKIVRDLTDRRRQMDALRQSEERLRLLIESVNDHAIFMLDPTGQVVSWNSGATNIHGYLPAEIIGRHFSTFYVPEDIAADKPRRNLETAKRRGRFVDEGWRMRKDGSMFWANVTLTTVYDADRRLTGFAKVTRDMTESRRRDELERSGQRMRDFLATLAHELRNPLAPVRNAISSMQMEPDVPPVVARSRDLIDRQIAHLSRLVDDLLDVGRITSGKIELRQALVNLGDVIGNAIEAARPFTAGRGQTVDVHMPVQPVMLRGDMTRLVQVFQNLLHNAAKFSPADSRIAIDVEVEARTVEIRIRDLGRGIRQEALESIFDLFTQERTGQDALDEGLGIGLTLCRSLVELHGGTISAMSHGHGTGSTFIVRLPRGLGEPAEAPTAPPVSETPDAHLRVLVVDDNHDSADSLAMLLELKGHDVRVAYDGAAALDQAERFVPHVALIDIAMPKMDGYAALRVLRRRPELADTYFAAMTGFGQQSDIALSREAGFDMHLVKPVDPTLFDELLSLAAKRQAARQTPSAR from the coding sequence ATGACCGACCACCCGTCTCGCCCGCATGCGGGCCACAGCGCCCAGTCGTCCGGCGCGGCGCCCACTGGAGATGTCGATGGACGCTTCGAAGCCGTGGTCTATTCGATCGAGGACTACGCGGTCTTCCTGCTCGACCGCAACGGCTTCGTGACCAGCTGGAACCGGGGCGCGCGGCGTATCGAGGGGTACGAGGCCGAGGACATCGTCGGGCAGCACTTTTCCCGCTTCTATACGCGCGAAGCGGTGGCGCGCAACTGGCCCACCTACGAGCTGGAACAGGCCACCCTCACGGGCCGCTTCGAAGACGAAGGCTGGCGCGTGCGCAAGGACGGCACGACGTTCTGGGCCAACGTGGTCATCACCGCCATCCGCAACCGGCGCGGCGAACTCACCGGTTTTGCGAAGATCGTGCGCGACCTCACCGACCGGCGCCGCCAGATGGACGCGCTGCGGCAAAGCGAGGAACGTCTGCGGCTCTTGATCGAGAGCGTGAACGACCACGCCATCTTCATGCTGGACCCGACCGGCCAGGTGGTGAGCTGGAACAGCGGCGCGACCAACATCCACGGCTACCTGCCTGCGGAGATCATCGGCCGGCATTTCTCGACGTTCTACGTGCCCGAAGACATCGCCGCCGACAAGCCGCGGCGCAATCTGGAAACGGCGAAACGGCGCGGCCGCTTCGTGGACGAAGGCTGGCGCATGCGCAAGGACGGCTCGATGTTCTGGGCCAACGTCACGCTCACGACGGTGTACGACGCCGACCGCCGCCTCACCGGCTTCGCTAAGGTGACGCGCGACATGACGGAGAGCCGGCGCCGCGATGAACTGGAACGCTCGGGCCAGCGCATGCGCGACTTCCTCGCCACGCTCGCGCACGAGCTGCGCAATCCGCTTGCGCCGGTACGCAACGCCATCAGCTCGATGCAGATGGAGCCCGACGTGCCGCCCGTGGTGGCCCGTTCGCGCGACCTGATCGACCGGCAGATCGCCCATCTCTCGCGGCTCGTGGACGACCTGCTCGACGTGGGCCGCATCACCTCCGGCAAGATCGAGCTACGCCAGGCGCTCGTGAACCTGGGCGACGTGATCGGCAACGCCATCGAGGCCGCGCGGCCGTTCACGGCCGGGCGCGGCCAGACCGTGGATGTTCACATGCCCGTGCAGCCCGTGATGCTGAGGGGCGACATGACCCGGCTCGTGCAGGTTTTCCAGAATCTGCTGCACAACGCGGCGAAGTTTTCGCCCGCGGACAGCCGCATCGCCATCGACGTGGAAGTGGAAGCGCGCACGGTGGAAATCCGCATTCGCGACCTGGGCCGCGGCATTCGCCAGGAAGCGCTCGAATCGATCTTCGATCTCTTCACGCAGGAGCGCACGGGGCAAGACGCGCTGGACGAAGGACTGGGCATCGGGCTCACGTTGTGCCGCTCGCTCGTGGAACTGCACGGCGGCACGATCTCGGCCATGAGCCACGGGCACGGCACCGGCAGCACGTTCATCGTGCGGCTGCCGCGCGGCCTCGGCGAGCCCGCGGAGGCGCCGACCGCGCCGCCCGTGAGCGAAACGCCGGACGCGCATTTGCGCGTGCTGGTGGTGGACGACAACCACGATTCGGCCGACAGCCTCGCCATGCTGCTCGAACTCAAGGGCCATGACGTGCGCGTGGCCTACGACGGCGCCGCCGCGCTCGACCAGGCGGAGCGCTTCGTGCCGCACGTCGCGCTGATCGATATCGCGATGCCGAAGATGGACGGCTACGCCGCGCTGCGCGTGCTACGCAGGCGGCCCGAACTGGCCGACACCTACTTCGCCGCGATGACGGGCTTCGGCCAGCAAAGCGACATCGCGCTCTCGCGCGAGGCGGGCTTCGACATGCATCTCGTCAAGCCCGTGGACCCGACGTTGTTTGACGAACTGCTCTCGCTGGCGGCGAAACGGCAGGCCGCGCGGCAAACGCCGTCCGCTCGGTGA
- a CDS encoding MarC family protein → MIESLISDILFGFTGLISIINPLGVAFVFLDRTASLSDAERRFLARRVAINAFFVLIVVFFVGTPMLHFFGISIEALRIGGGLAVAVGGWQMLNAPDTRVRMNETTSASAVPQVEPESATAKTFFPLTVPLTTGPGTMATVIALNANRTHKLSEFLLSGVASFAISGLVMLVIYYTYSRASVLARYLGAEGTRVALRVSAFLLLCIGVQIILTGFEGFLAPIVDAHAAAK, encoded by the coding sequence ATGATAGAAAGCCTGATCTCCGACATTCTGTTCGGCTTCACCGGGCTCATCAGCATCATCAATCCGCTCGGCGTCGCTTTCGTTTTTCTCGACCGCACGGCCTCGCTCTCCGACGCGGAGCGGCGCTTTCTTGCGCGTCGCGTCGCCATCAACGCGTTCTTCGTGCTCATCGTCGTATTCTTCGTCGGCACGCCGATGCTGCATTTCTTCGGCATCTCCATCGAGGCGCTGCGCATCGGCGGCGGGCTTGCCGTCGCGGTGGGCGGCTGGCAGATGCTCAACGCGCCGGATACGCGCGTGCGCATGAACGAGACCACCTCGGCTTCCGCCGTGCCGCAGGTCGAGCCGGAGTCGGCCACGGCGAAGACCTTCTTTCCGCTCACCGTGCCGCTCACCACCGGCCCCGGCACCATGGCCACCGTGATCGCGCTGAACGCGAACCGCACGCACAAGCTCTCCGAGTTCCTGCTGTCGGGCGTGGCGTCGTTCGCGATCTCGGGGCTCGTGATGCTCGTCATCTACTACACGTACAGTCGCGCCTCGGTGCTCGCGCGCTATCTAGGCGCGGAAGGCACGCGCGTCGCGCTGCGCGTGTCGGCCTTCCTGCTGCTGTGCATCGGTGTGCAGATCATTCTGACCGGCTTCGAAGGTTTTCTCGCGCCCATCGTCGATGCCCACGCGGCCGCGAAGTAG
- a CDS encoding DUF3311 domain-containing protein, with protein sequence MSFRLLAALPFIGILLGVPFVNRVEPLVLGMPLVLAWIVLWVVLTAVIMAIVYRLDPANREPQGANVRGSAPEVRS encoded by the coding sequence ATGTCCTTCCGGTTGCTTGCTGCCTTGCCCTTCATCGGCATTCTGCTTGGCGTGCCGTTCGTGAACCGCGTCGAGCCGCTCGTGCTCGGCATGCCGCTCGTGCTTGCGTGGATCGTGCTGTGGGTGGTGCTCACGGCGGTCATCATGGCGATCGTCTACCGGCTCGATCCCGCCAACCGGGAACCGCAAGGCGCGAATGTCCGAGGCTCGGCGCCCGAGGTGCGTTCATGA
- a CDS encoding sodium:solute symporter family protein produces MSSALVIIAAVTLLALYLGMRARRGHDMNLEQWTVGGRSFGTAFVFLLMAGEIYTTFTFLGGSGFAYGKGAPVYYILAYATLAYVLSYWMLPPVWRYAKAERLVSQPHFFARKYASPALGVLVALVGVAALVPYLVLQLKGLGIIVSTASYGAIPSAAAIWIGAAVVTAYVMVSGVRGSAWNSVVKDLLILAVVLFLGIYLPIHHYGSLGEMFRAIDAAKPGFLAFPAKGSSVIWFQSTVLLTALGFFMWPHTFGSVYTAKDERIFRRNAMVLPLYQLILLFVFFCGFAASLKVPGLKGGDIDLSLFRLSLVTFDPWFVGVIGAAGVLTALVPGSMILTTASTLLANDVYRGLFHKAADDRVVAQLARLFVPLVALVAVLFTLHGGETIVALLLMGYNFVTQLFPGLVCSLAAHNRVTKQGVFCGIVAGVAVVVTTTVMHMSVAQLLPFLPDALKDINIGLLALALNVVVLALVSAVTQPRTEAGGSHAGVH; encoded by the coding sequence ATGAGCAGCGCTCTCGTCATCATTGCCGCCGTCACGCTGCTTGCGCTCTACCTCGGCATGCGGGCCCGCCGCGGCCACGACATGAACCTCGAGCAATGGACGGTGGGCGGCCGCAGCTTCGGCACCGCGTTCGTGTTCCTGCTGATGGCGGGCGAGATCTACACGACCTTCACGTTCCTCGGCGGCAGCGGCTTTGCGTACGGCAAGGGCGCGCCCGTCTACTACATCCTCGCGTATGCGACGCTCGCCTACGTGCTCTCGTACTGGATGCTGCCGCCCGTCTGGCGCTACGCGAAGGCCGAGCGCCTCGTCTCGCAGCCGCATTTCTTCGCGCGCAAGTACGCGAGCCCGGCGCTCGGCGTGCTGGTTGCGCTTGTCGGCGTCGCGGCGCTCGTGCCCTACCTCGTGCTGCAGCTCAAGGGGCTCGGCATCATCGTGTCCACCGCGTCGTACGGCGCGATTCCTTCGGCGGCCGCCATCTGGATCGGCGCGGCGGTCGTGACGGCCTACGTGATGGTGTCCGGCGTGCGCGGCTCGGCGTGGAACTCCGTCGTGAAGGATCTGCTGATTCTCGCGGTCGTGCTGTTCCTCGGCATCTATCTGCCCATTCATCACTACGGCAGCCTCGGCGAAATGTTCCGCGCCATCGACGCCGCGAAGCCCGGCTTCCTCGCCTTCCCGGCCAAGGGATCGAGCGTGATCTGGTTCCAGTCCACCGTGCTGCTCACTGCGCTCGGCTTCTTCATGTGGCCGCACACGTTCGGCTCGGTCTACACGGCGAAGGACGAGCGCATTTTCCGGCGCAACGCGATGGTGCTGCCGCTCTATCAGCTGATCCTGCTGTTCGTGTTCTTCTGCGGCTTTGCGGCGTCGCTGAAGGTGCCGGGCCTCAAGGGCGGCGACATCGACCTGTCGCTCTTCCGGCTCTCGCTCGTCACGTTCGACCCGTGGTTCGTGGGCGTGATCGGCGCCGCGGGTGTGCTGACCGCGCTCGTGCCGGGCTCGATGATCCTCACCACGGCCTCGACGCTGCTCGCCAACGACGTCTATCGCGGCCTCTTTCACAAGGCCGCCGACGATCGCGTTGTCGCGCAGCTTGCACGGCTTTTCGTGCCACTCGTGGCGCTCGTCGCGGTGCTGTTCACGCTGCATGGCGGCGAGACGATCGTGGCGCTGCTGCTGATGGGCTACAACTTCGTCACGCAGCTGTTTCCGGGGCTCGTATGCAGCCTCGCCGCGCACAACCGTGTCACGAAGCAAGGCGTGTTCTGCGGGATCGTGGCAGGCGTCGCCGTGGTGGTGACCACCACGGTGATGCACATGAGCGTCGCGCAACTGCTGCCGTTCCTGCCGGATGCGCTCAAGGACATCAACATCGGCTTGCTGGCGCTCGCGCTCAACGTGGTGGTGCTCGCGCTCGTGAGCGCCGTCACGCAGCCGCGTACGGAAGCGGGCGGGTCGCATGCGGGTGTGCATTGA
- the bluB gene encoding 5,6-dimethylbenzimidazole synthase gives MAQPFDDAERAAVYRAIYERRDMRHFTPGLVAPEVLARLFDAAHHAPSVGFMQPWRIVRITDSAVRTALHAIVERERIATADALGKRRDEFMKLKVEGMLECGELLVMALMDRREPHVFGRRTMPEMDLASVACAIENMWLAARVEGLGMGWVSLFDVDAVRALLGMPAGAKPVAILCLGHVEAFYPQPMLEMEHWAERRALDTCVFENRWHDDGDDGGDGGGAGG, from the coding sequence ATGGCCCAGCCTTTCGACGACGCCGAACGCGCGGCCGTATATCGCGCCATCTACGAGCGGCGCGACATGCGCCACTTCACACCCGGACTGGTTGCCCCCGAGGTTCTCGCGCGTCTCTTCGACGCTGCGCATCACGCGCCGAGCGTCGGCTTCATGCAGCCCTGGCGCATCGTGCGGATCACCGACTCCGCGGTGCGCACGGCGCTGCACGCCATCGTGGAACGCGAACGCATTGCCACCGCGGACGCGCTCGGCAAGCGCCGCGACGAGTTCATGAAGCTCAAGGTGGAAGGCATGCTCGAATGCGGCGAGTTGCTCGTGATGGCGTTGATGGACCGGCGCGAGCCGCACGTGTTCGGCCGTCGCACGATGCCCGAGATGGACCTGGCGTCGGTGGCCTGCGCGATCGAGAACATGTGGCTCGCGGCGCGCGTCGAAGGGCTCGGCATGGGCTGGGTATCGCTCTTCGACGTCGACGCCGTGCGCGCGCTGCTCGGCATGCCGGCGGGTGCGAAGCCGGTGGCGATTCTGTGCCTCGGCCACGTCGAAGCGTTCTATCCGCAACCGATGCTGGAAATGGAGCACTGGGCCGAGCGCCGCGCGCTCGACACCTGCGTGTTCGAAAACCGCTGGCACGATGATGGAGACGATGGCGGCGATGGTGGCGGCGCGGGTGGCTGA
- a CDS encoding VOC family protein, producing the protein MFDHVGLRVSDLARSVRFYEQTLAPLGFELCMHEGDLAGFGKPGHPQLWLHATHDDAAAPRGVHLAFEAASRDAVGRFHREGLRAGGQDNGGPGLRPEYSPTYYGAFVIDPDGNNVEAVCMRG; encoded by the coding sequence ATGTTCGATCACGTCGGTTTGAGAGTGTCGGATCTGGCGCGCAGCGTGCGCTTCTACGAGCAGACGCTCGCGCCGCTCGGTTTCGAGCTATGCATGCACGAGGGCGATCTGGCCGGTTTCGGCAAGCCTGGGCATCCGCAGCTGTGGCTGCATGCGACTCACGACGATGCTGCCGCGCCGCGCGGCGTTCATCTCGCCTTCGAAGCGGCCAGCCGCGACGCAGTCGGGCGCTTCCATCGCGAAGGCCTGCGCGCGGGCGGCCAGGATAACGGCGGGCCCGGCTTGCGACCGGAGTACAGCCCCACGTACTACGGCGCGTTCGTCATCGACCCGGACGGCAACAACGTCGAAGCGGTGTGCATGCGCGGCTAA
- a CDS encoding DUF4136 domain-containing protein: protein MKFPPVTVRPSLIAACATLATASLAGCADVSTNVRATGMSRPPQGDTTYRLARTASQEASDVRLQYEEQVRGALARYGFRDAGAAGANPRYLVSIAHATRPASIGLDVPECGDASGSCSMPPSSGFWFFLRSYVHVLSLRFFDRETAREVYKVVAVSRDHDADASRTVPILVKSAFAEFPYAGAGAWRVTLHPVKNGMEPGVVSIKPLAR, encoded by the coding sequence ATGAAATTCCCGCCCGTGACGGTCCGTCCATCGCTCATCGCGGCATGCGCGACGCTCGCCACCGCCAGTCTCGCCGGCTGTGCCGACGTCAGCACGAATGTGCGCGCCACGGGCATGTCGCGGCCGCCCCAGGGCGACACGACGTACCGCCTCGCGCGCACGGCCTCGCAGGAAGCGAGCGACGTGCGTCTGCAGTACGAGGAGCAGGTGCGCGGCGCGCTCGCGAGGTACGGTTTTCGCGACGCCGGCGCGGCCGGCGCCAATCCGCGCTATCTCGTTTCGATTGCTCACGCCACGCGCCCCGCGTCGATCGGCCTCGACGTTCCCGAGTGCGGGGACGCCAGCGGTTCGTGCAGCATGCCGCCGTCGTCGGGATTCTGGTTCTTCCTGCGCAGCTACGTGCACGTGCTCAGCTTGCGCTTCTTCGACCGCGAGACGGCGCGCGAGGTCTACAAGGTCGTGGCCGTGAGCCGCGATCACGACGCCGACGCGTCGCGCACCGTTCCGATCCTCGTGAAGAGCGCGTTCGCCGAGTTTCCCTATGCGGGCGCCGGCGCATGGCGCGTGACGCTGCATCCCGTGAAAAACGGCATGGAGCCGGGCGTGGTGTCGATCAAGCCGCTGGCACGTTGA